The Sorangiineae bacterium MSr11367 genome window below encodes:
- a CDS encoding amino acid adenylation domain-containing protein, giving the protein MTSAVDTRPNQDPKSVLSRALREIREYRSRVAVLEAAQNEPIAIVGMACRLPGGISDPDGLWQLLVAGGDAIGHAPDDRWGEAEFQGSCTRSGGFVRDLDAFDAQFFGISPREAVSLDPQQRLFLEMSWEALENAGQSPDELAETATGVFVGITNYDYCQVMMQKTEPSELDAYCLTSNASTFAAGRLSYWLNLRGPSLSVDTACSSSLVAVHLACQSLRSGECATAIAGGVNALLAPEWFVVLSRARMLAPDGRCKTFSRDADGYARAEGGAVVVLKRLSDATAHRDHIYGVIRGSAMNQDGQSGGITVPNPAAQQAVIREALRRARVSPSAIGYVEAHGTGTPLGDPIELRALSAVLSEGRSRDRWVNVGAIKANVGHLEPAAGVTGLLKVALTLEHGAIPPQIHLGELNPNIDVDELGVRIPKEIVPWPRGTEARIAGLSSFGASGTNVHMVVEEGPRSWTRPSASIERSLHVLTVSAKSEASLIEAVADLREYLARHPHVPLANIAFTRNTGRAHFAHRFAVVASDHASAIAELDGFAQSGHCTRAPSRARPRVAFLFTGQGAQYAGMARGLYAAHPTFRSIIDECDAFLVPHMDRRLKDVLFGESDAWIDLTRYTQPALFAVEYALAKLWMSWGVQPAALLGHSVGEYVAACIAGIFSLEDALKLIAARAAMMQRVTLRGAMASVAAPREKVEAALRPHAREVSLAAINGAESTVISGDEARVEALMAQFGGEGIKCKRLTVSHAFHSPHMDAVVDPLAVVAAEIEFERPEIPVISNLTGQPLSAMLPMDGQYFADHARQPVDFLAGLQHLHAQGVDAFVEMGPAPVLLAMAKSSAPSEGAQFLPSLRKGRSDWQTLLPSLAALYQAGADIDWDGFDRDYERERVALPTYPFQRKRFWFSTNAVSAPSAPALGRGRARQTPSLLGEKIVSPLEGIQFQNTYSIAAHPCLGDCVLDDLKVVNIGVYIEAARRAAGKPSVLRDLVVVSPFVLRDDEERPVHVILHPEGEGHRFEYFSQADRWTLHVQAQLEPGASPLGESLPIDELQVRLREEIDAATFYYLMAQRRLHLGPSARWIEHAWRIDGEALARMRAPRVGEAEPYLLHPGLIDAALQLLFACFGKEQSRDATYMLVSIDRASFAAYPGGETLCHAKLREVKGDGRSLVADVALADARGNVFARLEGAHLRLASRNAVAEGIRVAAAHAHPHPSPPPGGEGAGTARDITQRVAAILRMDVADIDPKVPLHTLGFDSLMTVELANVTKRDFGITLPLTLVADGASLETVIALLTAPSPSEVRGLPRPTFNAAGGPGRGSHDVLTHDAPSRHAPFNLTDLQQAYLLGRSGLFELGDTSTYFFLEVDITDLDLPRFESSFRAVIRRHDMLRAVVSPDGEQRVLPEVPDYVIDTLDLRGREPADVEAALLAIRAQMSEQVLPTDRFPLFDVRATLLDNGVTRIHLGFDALIVDAWSTSLLLREWATIYRGAGASLPKLEITFRDYVRGLERLEDTDSYRTARAYWMERIPTLPPPPELPLAKSPALVKKGRFVHRSTRLGAERWQRLQEHAKRFGVTTSAAICTAYAEVLAAWSKSSRFTLNVLFFNRRPLHPQVSQLVGNFSATSLLEVDSDPREGFTNRARKLQRQLWSDLEHSEMSGVRVLREFNRLHGNRARAGMPVVFASTINFRTDDEPVPLGLGQHLSAMGTSAREVGSSIRTPQVWLDHQVVQDGGELVVNWDVVEELMPEGMISAMFAAYRDLLVRLADDPQAWETARLLTPDEDLETRRKANDTAASVPDGLLHDAFGRRAAEAPARIAVATATRTLSYGEVDRLSNRLAHWLRRNGARPNQLVAVRMEKGWEQVVAVLAVLKSGAAYVPIDARLPEDRVRTLLVDAQVSLVLTQSWLEPVPVDGIATRCVDPELQAATTHDDTRPPAPIQRPSDLAYVIYTSGSTGIPKGVMIEHRAALNTIVDLNERFHVTASDRVLSLSALNFDLSVYDIFGLLAVGGTIVLPDPRELREPAHWASLVVQHGVTIWNTVPALMEMLVGYGSPRKEPLPLRTIMMSGDWIPVTLPDRIREWLPEADVYSLGGATEAAIWSIYYPITETKLGWASVPYGKPLRNQRMYVFNDAMQPCPTWVPGQLYIGGEGIARGYWRDEVKTRRSFLRHPVSGERLYRTGDLGRYWPDGNIEFLGREDGQVKIQGYRIELGEIEAALAQHPAVRAVAATAVGEARANNKRLVGFAQLDDSSVSGEDLRAWLLGKIPEYAVPQAITVVPNLPLSANGKVDRAALVQMASHSAGDQGAPVAPRTETERALVDIWRQLLACEEIGIRQSFFDAGGSSVTAVRLMSRIHQRFDIELPLSTLFEHPTIEQLAQSIETGAHRRALVAIQPQGTGTPFFFMHPVGGNVLCYAELARALGREQPFYGLQALPDQGDTLEEMARHYIAEIRQVQPHGPYRLGGWSMGGVLAFEMAQQLRAAGEAIALLTLLDVTESPSSDAKHPPVDEGALRTWFETDLAGAAVDETPSLFSLFKRNSKALLTYPSKPYDGRILFFRGSNPGGARAEVAQAWLQITQGGRVIDLACDHYGIVRAPFIDTIATELRKEIQ; this is encoded by the coding sequence ATGACCAGCGCCGTCGACACGCGTCCGAATCAAGACCCGAAGAGCGTCCTCTCTCGGGCCCTGCGCGAGATTCGCGAATACCGATCCCGTGTGGCCGTCCTCGAAGCGGCGCAGAACGAACCGATTGCCATCGTGGGCATGGCCTGTCGCTTGCCGGGTGGCATTTCGGATCCCGATGGCCTCTGGCAATTGCTCGTCGCGGGCGGCGATGCCATCGGGCATGCGCCCGACGATCGCTGGGGCGAGGCCGAGTTTCAGGGTTCCTGCACGCGCTCCGGTGGGTTCGTGCGCGATCTCGATGCCTTCGATGCGCAGTTTTTCGGCATTTCGCCGCGCGAAGCCGTATCGCTCGATCCGCAGCAGCGGCTCTTTCTCGAGATGAGCTGGGAGGCGCTTGAGAACGCGGGGCAGTCGCCGGACGAGTTGGCGGAAACGGCGACGGGCGTGTTCGTGGGAATTACGAATTACGACTACTGCCAAGTGATGATGCAAAAGACGGAGCCGTCCGAGCTCGATGCCTATTGCCTCACCAGCAATGCATCGACGTTTGCCGCGGGGCGTCTTTCCTATTGGCTCAATCTGCGCGGGCCGAGCCTATCGGTGGACACCGCGTGTTCGTCGTCGCTCGTGGCCGTGCACCTGGCCTGTCAGAGTTTGCGTTCGGGCGAGTGTGCCACGGCCATTGCTGGCGGAGTGAACGCGCTGCTCGCACCCGAGTGGTTCGTGGTGCTTTCGCGCGCCCGCATGCTCGCGCCCGATGGCCGCTGCAAGACGTTTTCGCGCGACGCCGATGGATACGCACGCGCGGAGGGGGGGGCCGTCGTGGTGCTGAAACGGCTCTCCGATGCGACCGCGCACCGCGACCACATCTACGGTGTCATTCGCGGTTCGGCGATGAACCAGGACGGCCAGAGCGGCGGGATCACCGTGCCGAACCCCGCCGCGCAGCAGGCGGTCATCCGCGAGGCCTTGAGGCGGGCGCGCGTGTCCCCCTCGGCGATTGGCTACGTCGAGGCCCACGGCACCGGGACGCCGCTGGGCGATCCCATCGAGCTGCGCGCACTTAGTGCGGTGCTCAGCGAGGGAAGGTCGCGCGATCGCTGGGTCAACGTGGGCGCGATTAAGGCGAATGTGGGCCATCTGGAGCCGGCGGCAGGCGTCACGGGGCTGCTGAAGGTCGCATTGACCTTGGAGCATGGGGCGATTCCTCCGCAGATTCACCTGGGCGAACTCAATCCGAACATCGATGTCGACGAGCTTGGCGTGCGCATTCCCAAGGAGATCGTTCCATGGCCCCGGGGAACCGAGGCGCGCATCGCGGGGCTGAGTTCGTTCGGCGCGAGCGGCACCAATGTTCACATGGTGGTGGAGGAGGGGCCACGGTCGTGGACGCGGCCATCCGCGAGCATCGAGCGGTCGCTTCACGTTTTGACCGTGTCGGCCAAGAGCGAGGCCTCGTTGATCGAGGCGGTGGCCGATCTGCGCGAGTACCTGGCGCGCCACCCCCATGTCCCTTTGGCGAACATCGCCTTTACGCGCAACACGGGCCGCGCGCACTTTGCCCATCGATTTGCCGTGGTGGCGAGCGATCATGCGTCGGCCATCGCCGAGCTGGATGGGTTTGCGCAGAGTGGCCACTGTACCCGCGCGCCATCGCGCGCACGGCCGCGGGTGGCCTTTCTCTTCACCGGGCAGGGGGCTCAGTATGCGGGCATGGCGCGCGGTCTCTATGCCGCGCATCCCACGTTCCGCAGCATCATCGACGAGTGCGATGCGTTCTTGGTGCCGCACATGGACCGCCGGTTGAAGGATGTCCTTTTCGGCGAGTCGGACGCCTGGATCGACCTGACGCGGTACACGCAGCCGGCGCTCTTCGCGGTCGAATATGCGCTGGCCAAGCTGTGGATGTCCTGGGGCGTGCAGCCGGCGGCGTTGCTCGGTCATAGCGTGGGGGAGTACGTCGCGGCTTGCATCGCGGGGATCTTTTCGCTCGAGGATGCGCTCAAGCTGATTGCGGCCCGCGCGGCCATGATGCAGCGCGTGACGTTGCGTGGGGCCATGGCCTCGGTGGCGGCGCCGCGTGAAAAGGTGGAGGCTGCGTTGCGGCCGCACGCACGCGAGGTCTCGCTGGCCGCGATCAATGGCGCCGAGAGCACCGTGATCTCCGGGGACGAAGCGCGGGTCGAGGCATTGATGGCGCAATTCGGCGGGGAGGGGATCAAGTGCAAGCGCCTTACGGTCTCGCATGCCTTTCACTCGCCACACATGGATGCGGTGGTGGACCCTCTCGCCGTGGTCGCGGCGGAGATCGAGTTCGAGCGCCCAGAGATACCGGTCATTTCGAACCTGACCGGGCAGCCGCTCAGCGCGATGCTGCCGATGGATGGGCAATACTTCGCCGACCACGCGCGGCAACCCGTCGACTTCCTCGCAGGCTTGCAGCATTTGCACGCGCAAGGTGTGGACGCCTTCGTCGAAATGGGGCCTGCGCCCGTATTGCTGGCCATGGCCAAGTCGAGCGCGCCCTCGGAGGGCGCCCAGTTTCTGCCGTCGCTCCGCAAGGGGCGCTCGGATTGGCAGACCCTGCTCCCATCGCTCGCGGCGCTGTATCAAGCGGGCGCCGACATCGATTGGGACGGGTTCGATCGCGACTACGAACGCGAACGCGTGGCGCTTCCGACGTACCCCTTCCAGCGAAAGCGCTTTTGGTTCTCGACGAACGCCGTATCGGCTCCCTCCGCTCCAGCGCTGGGGAGGGGGAGAGCACGCCAAACGCCTTCTCTGCTCGGTGAAAAAATCGTATCGCCCCTCGAGGGGATTCAGTTTCAAAATACGTATTCCATTGCAGCGCACCCCTGTTTGGGGGACTGCGTGCTCGACGACTTGAAGGTCGTCAACATCGGTGTCTACATCGAGGCTGCTCGCCGTGCCGCGGGGAAGCCGAGTGTCCTGCGCGATTTGGTGGTGGTCAGTCCCTTCGTACTGCGGGACGACGAGGAGCGTCCGGTTCATGTGATCCTCCATCCGGAGGGGGAGGGGCATCGGTTCGAGTACTTCAGCCAGGCGGATCGATGGACCCTGCACGTGCAGGCGCAGCTCGAGCCGGGCGCATCGCCGCTCGGGGAAAGCCTCCCCATCGACGAGCTCCAGGTCCGCCTTCGCGAGGAAATCGACGCGGCGACATTCTATTACTTGATGGCCCAGCGCCGATTGCACCTCGGCCCGTCGGCGCGATGGATCGAGCACGCGTGGCGGATCGATGGCGAAGCGCTTGCGCGGATGCGGGCGCCGCGGGTCGGCGAGGCGGAGCCCTATCTGTTGCACCCAGGGTTGATCGATGCGGCGTTGCAGCTTCTATTTGCGTGCTTCGGCAAGGAGCAATCGCGCGACGCGACGTACATGCTGGTCAGCATCGACCGCGCATCGTTCGCGGCGTACCCCGGTGGCGAGACGCTGTGCCACGCGAAGTTGCGCGAGGTGAAGGGCGATGGGCGTTCGCTGGTGGCGGATGTGGCGCTTGCCGATGCGCGTGGAAATGTGTTTGCGCGCCTCGAAGGGGCGCACCTTCGGTTGGCGAGCCGCAACGCCGTGGCGGAGGGGATTCGGGTGGCTGCTGCGCATGCCCACCCCCACCCCAGCCCTCCCCCGGGGGGGGAGGGAGCCGGGACGGCACGCGACATCACGCAGCGGGTAGCGGCCATTCTGCGGATGGACGTCGCGGATATCGATCCCAAGGTGCCATTGCACACCCTTGGCTTCGACTCCTTGATGACCGTCGAATTGGCCAACGTCACCAAGCGCGATTTCGGCATCACCTTGCCCCTGACCCTCGTCGCCGACGGCGCTTCGCTCGAGACCGTGATCGCCCTGTTAACGGCTCCCTCCCCCTCGGAGGTCCGCGGCTTGCCGCGGCCGACTTTCAACGCAGCGGGAGGGCCGGGGAGGGGGAGCCACGACGTCCTCACCCACGACGCCCCCTCCCGCCACGCCCCCTTCAACCTCACCGATCTCCAACAGGCTTATCTTCTCGGCCGCAGCGGCCTTTTCGAGCTGGGCGACACCTCGACCTACTTCTTCCTCGAGGTGGACATCACCGATCTCGACCTCCCGCGCTTCGAATCGAGCTTCCGCGCCGTCATCCGCCGCCACGACATGCTTCGCGCCGTCGTCTCGCCCGACGGCGAGCAACGCGTCCTCCCCGAGGTTCCCGACTACGTCATCGACACCCTCGACCTGCGCGGTCGAGAACCTGCCGACGTCGAGGCCGCGCTTCTGGCGATCCGCGCCCAAATGTCCGAGCAGGTCCTCCCCACGGACCGCTTTCCCCTCTTCGACGTGCGCGCCACCTTGCTCGACAACGGCGTCACCCGCATCCACCTTGGATTCGACGCGCTCATCGTCGATGCCTGGAGCACCTCGCTCCTCCTCCGCGAGTGGGCCACCATTTACCGGGGCGCCGGCGCCTCACTTCCCAAATTGGAAATCACGTTTCGCGACTACGTGCGCGGCCTCGAGCGTCTCGAGGATACCGATTCCTACCGCACCGCCCGCGCGTACTGGATGGAACGCATCCCGACCCTTCCTCCTCCTCCGGAGCTCCCCCTCGCCAAATCACCCGCGTTGGTCAAGAAGGGCCGTTTCGTCCATCGCTCCACGCGCCTCGGCGCCGAACGATGGCAACGCCTGCAAGAGCACGCGAAGCGTTTCGGCGTCACCACCTCCGCGGCCATTTGCACCGCGTACGCCGAGGTGCTCGCGGCGTGGAGCAAATCGAGTCGGTTCACCCTCAATGTCCTCTTCTTCAACCGACGCCCGCTGCACCCGCAGGTCAGCCAACTCGTCGGCAACTTCAGCGCGACCTCGCTGCTCGAAGTCGACAGCGATCCGCGCGAAGGCTTCACCAACCGCGCGCGCAAACTCCAGCGCCAACTCTGGAGCGACCTCGAACACTCGGAAATGAGCGGGGTCCGCGTCCTGCGCGAATTCAATCGCCTCCACGGAAACCGCGCCCGCGCGGGCATGCCCGTCGTCTTTGCCAGCACCATTAACTTTCGCACGGACGATGAACCCGTCCCCCTCGGCCTCGGGCAGCATCTGTCCGCCATGGGCACTTCTGCGCGCGAGGTCGGCAGCTCGATCCGCACCCCGCAAGTGTGGCTCGATCATCAAGTCGTCCAAGATGGCGGAGAGCTCGTGGTCAATTGGGACGTCGTCGAGGAGCTCATGCCCGAGGGCATGATTTCCGCCATGTTCGCGGCCTACCGTGACCTCCTCGTTCGCCTCGCCGACGATCCGCAAGCCTGGGAAACCGCGCGCCTGCTCACGCCCGACGAAGACCTGGAGACGCGCCGCAAGGCCAACGACACAGCGGCCTCCGTGCCCGACGGTCTGCTCCACGACGCCTTCGGCCGCCGCGCCGCGGAAGCGCCCGCGCGCATCGCCGTCGCCACCGCCACGCGCACCCTGAGCTACGGCGAGGTGGACCGCCTCTCCAACCGCCTCGCGCATTGGCTGCGCCGAAACGGTGCGCGCCCCAACCAGCTCGTGGCCGTGCGCATGGAAAAAGGCTGGGAGCAGGTCGTTGCCGTCCTCGCCGTCCTCAAATCGGGCGCTGCCTACGTCCCCATCGACGCCCGCCTTCCCGAGGATCGCGTGCGCACCTTGCTCGTCGATGCGCAAGTGAGCCTCGTTTTGACGCAATCGTGGCTCGAGCCCGTCCCCGTCGATGGCATCGCCACCCGCTGCGTGGATCCCGAGCTGCAGGCCGCCACCACCCACGACGACACCCGTCCGCCGGCGCCCATCCAGCGCCCGAGCGATCTCGCGTATGTCATCTACACCTCGGGCTCCACCGGCATTCCCAAGGGCGTCATGATCGAGCACCGCGCGGCGCTCAACACCATCGTCGATTTGAACGAGCGCTTCCACGTGACCGCGTCCGATCGCGTCTTATCGCTCTCGGCGCTCAATTTCGACCTCTCCGTTTACGACATCTTCGGCCTGCTCGCCGTGGGGGGCACCATCGTCCTTCCCGATCCACGCGAGCTCCGCGAGCCTGCCCACTGGGCGAGCCTCGTGGTGCAACACGGCGTCACCATCTGGAACACCGTGCCGGCGCTCATGGAAATGCTCGTAGGCTATGGATCGCCGCGCAAGGAGCCGCTGCCGCTCCGCACCATCATGATGAGCGGCGACTGGATCCCCGTCACGCTTCCCGATCGCATTCGCGAGTGGCTCCCGGAGGCCGACGTCTACAGCCTGGGCGGCGCCACCGAAGCGGCGATTTGGTCCATCTATTACCCCATTACGGAAACCAAGCTCGGTTGGGCGAGCGTGCCGTACGGCAAACCGTTGCGCAATCAGCGCATGTACGTCTTCAACGACGCCATGCAGCCGTGCCCCACCTGGGTGCCGGGGCAGCTTTACATCGGTGGCGAAGGGATTGCCCGCGGCTATTGGCGCGACGAGGTGAAAACCCGTCGAAGCTTCCTTCGCCACCCGGTTTCGGGCGAGCGCCTTTACCGCACGGGCGATTTGGGCCGCTATTGGCCCGACGGGAACATCGAGTTTCTCGGGCGCGAGGACGGCCAAGTCAAGATTCAGGGATACCGCATCGAACTCGGCGAAATCGAGGCCGCCCTCGCGCAACACCCTGCCGTGCGGGCCGTTGCTGCCACTGCGGTGGGCGAGGCACGTGCGAACAACAAGCGCCTCGTCGGCTTTGCCCAATTGGACGATTCCTCCGTCTCGGGTGAAGACCTCCGCGCATGGCTCCTCGGGAAAATCCCCGAGTATGCGGTCCCCCAAGCCATCACCGTCGTCCCGAACCTGCCGCTCAGTGCGAACGGCAAAGTCGACCGCGCCGCGCTCGTTCAAATGGCATCGCACTCCGCCGGCGACCAAGGAGCGCCCGTCGCGCCCAGGACGGAGACGGAACGCGCGCTCGTGGACATCTGGCGCCAGCTTCTGGCATGCGAGGAAATCGGTATTCGGCAAAGCTTCTTCGATGCGGGGGGAAGCTCGGTTACCGCCGTTCGTCTCATGAGCCGCATCCACCAGCGTTTCGACATCGAGCTTCCGCTCTCCACCTTGTTCGAGCACCCCACCATCGAGCAGCTCGCCCAATCCATCGAGACCGGTGCCCATCGCAGGGCCCTGGTGGCCATTCAACCGCAGGGCACGGGTACACCGTTCTTCTTCATGCACCCCGTGGGGGGCAATGTCCTCTGTTACGCGGAGCTCGCCCGCGCCCTTGGCCGCGAGCAGCCGTTCTACGGGCTCCAAGCGCTGCCCGACCAAGGCGACACGCTCGAAGAGATGGCCCGGCACTACATCGCCGAGATCCGCCAGGTGCAGCCGCATGGCCCCTATCGCCTCGGCGGCTGGTCGATGGGCGGTGTCCTCGCCTTCGAAATGGCCCAACAACTCCGCGCCGCCGGCGAAGCCATCGCTCTCCTGACGCTTCTCGACGTCACCGAATCGCCCTCGTCCGATGCGAAGCACCCCCCCGTCGACGAGGGCGCCCTCCGCACCTGGTTCGAAACCGATCTCGCCGGCGCCGCCGTCGATGAAACCCCTTCTCTCTTCTCGCTTTTCAAACGAAACTCGAAAGCTCTTCTCACCTACCCATCGAAACCCTACGACGGCCGCATCCTCTTTTTCCGAGGTTCGAACCCCGGGGGGGCCCGCGCCGAGGTTGCGCAGGCGTGGCTCCAAATCACGCAGGGTGGACGCGTCATCGATCTCGCCTGCGACCACTACGGCATCGTCCGCGCGCCCTTCATCGACACCATTGCGACCGAGCTTCGGAAGGAAATCCAATGA
- a CDS encoding aminotransferase class III-fold pyridoxal phosphate-dependent enzyme: MSLSDAQKKYLNHFVDAYVAKSRASRDRREQGWPKLADPRSSSGFSSRLPPVVRDFWLASKRLRYPLVGVRCEGAYVWDLDGNRYTDFAFGFGVHLFGHRPKFLVDAITERVAKGTPMGFQSETAAEVAAAISNLTGDERVAFSNTGTEAVMTATRLARAATGRSKIVVFSDSYHGSHDDVVGAIDFTLGIAPNHLADSIVLKYGDPKSLETIEQRADEIAAVLVEPVQARHPELQPAAFLHELRAITARRGIVLVFDDVLLGFRVHQGGSQAYFDIRADLATYGKVIGGGMPIGIIAGKTEYMNLIDGGPWRFDGDEYPKVDKIWFAGTFNKNPLTMATTQAMVERLTAEGPALQEGLNRRAAALTERLGAWLETEGFPIRIARYGSMFKFVTPPHATLLIQHLHMRGIFTWEGMVFFLSPAHSDADLASFEDAVKDSVLTMRKGGYLG; this comes from the coding sequence ATGAGCCTCAGCGACGCCCAGAAGAAATACCTGAACCACTTCGTCGACGCCTATGTCGCCAAAAGCCGCGCCTCGCGCGACCGCCGCGAGCAAGGCTGGCCCAAGCTGGCCGACCCGCGGTCTTCCAGCGGTTTTTCCTCGCGACTCCCGCCCGTCGTTCGCGACTTTTGGCTGGCCTCCAAGCGTCTGCGCTACCCGCTCGTGGGCGTGCGCTGCGAGGGCGCGTACGTGTGGGATCTCGACGGAAATCGTTATACGGATTTCGCATTCGGCTTCGGCGTTCATCTCTTCGGTCACCGTCCGAAGTTCCTCGTCGATGCGATCACCGAGCGCGTGGCGAAGGGAACGCCCATGGGCTTCCAATCGGAGACCGCTGCGGAGGTTGCCGCCGCCATTTCCAACCTCACGGGCGACGAGCGGGTGGCCTTCTCCAACACGGGCACCGAGGCGGTGATGACCGCCACCCGGCTGGCGCGCGCCGCCACCGGGCGCTCCAAAATCGTCGTCTTTTCCGACTCCTACCACGGCTCGCACGACGACGTGGTGGGCGCCATCGACTTCACGTTGGGCATTGCCCCGAATCATCTGGCCGACTCCATCGTTCTCAAATATGGAGACCCCAAGAGCCTCGAAACCATCGAGCAGCGCGCCGACGAGATTGCCGCGGTGCTCGTCGAGCCCGTGCAAGCACGCCATCCCGAGCTACAGCCTGCTGCATTTTTGCACGAGCTGCGGGCCATCACCGCACGCCGCGGAATCGTGCTGGTCTTCGACGACGTGCTCCTCGGCTTCCGCGTCCATCAGGGCGGCAGCCAGGCTTATTTCGATATCCGTGCCGACCTGGCCACCTACGGCAAAGTCATTGGCGGCGGCATGCCCATTGGCATCATCGCCGGCAAAACGGAATACATGAACCTCATCGACGGAGGGCCTTGGCGCTTCGACGGCGACGAATATCCCAAGGTCGACAAGATCTGGTTCGCCGGCACCTTCAACAAGAACCCGCTGACCATGGCCACCACCCAAGCGATGGTCGAGCGCCTCACCGCCGAGGGCCCCGCCCTGCAAGAGGGCCTGAACCGACGGGCCGCGGCCCTCACCGAGCGCCTTGGCGCGTGGCTCGAGACCGAAGGCTTCCCCATTCGCATCGCCCGTTATGGGTCGATGTTCAAGTTCGTCACACCGCCGCATGCGACGTTGCTCATTCAGCATTTGCACATGCGCGGCATCTTCACGTGGGAAGGCATGGTCTTCTTCCTTTCGCCGGCCCACTCCGACGCGGACCTCGCATCGTTCGAGGATGCCGTGAAAGACAGCGTCTTGACCATGCGCAAGGGCGGATACCTCGGCTGA
- a CDS encoding DMT family transporter: MHRSFWIIASAVCFGTGLTVSRLGLAAFSPLVYTGLRLLVALGAFIVLSLAQGRRVPPRDARLWIPALCLGITGTALPMLSIVSALQVVSSGVAAIIATCGPAFAVVFAHIALPDEKLTARKVLGIAVAVVGAASLALQRETGLGTAPSQGNLLGYGLLAIALAASHASLVLTRKYLRDYALSDVVRIQSLAATAVLVPFVIRGLDLERVRDPGMAWFSVLFGGIVGTFLAFSSRFHVLRTFGATDAAAIDYVVPIVAAAGGVIIADETVTLPMLAGVCAIFAGVALLQGRSPKKPQKVFEETFVSTFEEPNS; this comes from the coding sequence ATGCACCGCTCTTTCTGGATCATCGCATCCGCGGTGTGCTTCGGCACCGGGCTGACCGTTTCGCGGCTTGGGCTGGCGGCGTTTTCGCCGCTGGTCTACACGGGGCTGCGGCTTCTCGTCGCCCTCGGTGCCTTCATCGTCCTATCGCTCGCGCAAGGAAGGCGCGTTCCACCGCGCGATGCGCGCCTTTGGATTCCGGCGCTCTGTTTGGGCATCACTGGCACCGCGCTGCCGATGCTCAGCATCGTGTCCGCGCTGCAGGTGGTGTCGAGCGGCGTGGCGGCCATCATTGCCACGTGCGGCCCCGCGTTTGCGGTGGTCTTTGCGCACATCGCGCTCCCGGACGAGAAGCTTACCGCACGAAAGGTGCTGGGCATCGCGGTGGCCGTGGTGGGCGCTGCGAGCCTGGCGCTCCAACGTGAAACGGGTTTGGGCACGGCGCCTTCGCAGGGCAACTTGCTCGGCTATGGGCTTTTGGCGATCGCGCTCGCCGCGAGCCATGCCTCGCTGGTGCTCACCCGCAAATACTTGCGTGACTATGCGCTTTCCGACGTGGTCCGCATTCAGAGTCTCGCGGCCACCGCGGTGCTGGTTCCGTTCGTCATCCGCGGATTGGATCTCGAGCGCGTGCGCGATCCGGGCATGGCTTGGTTCAGCGTTCTATTCGGCGGCATCGTCGGCACGTTCTTGGCGTTTTCATCGCGCTTTCACGTGCTGCGCACGTTCGGAGCGACGGACGCCGCGGCCATCGATTACGTCGTGCCCATCGTGGCGGCGGCAGGGGGCGTCATCATCGCCGACGAGACGGTCACCCTTCCGATGTTAGCGGGCGTCTGTGCGATTTTTGCGGGTGTGGCACTCCTCCAGGGGAGAAGTCCCAAAAAGCCGCAAAAGGTATTCGAAGAAACATTCGTTTCCACTTTCGAGGAGCCTAATTCATGA
- a CDS encoding DOMON domain-containing protein produces MKSNGKTKKATAAGVTFEWQIHGNTLQGRMTAPTLGWVTVGFNRARDLRGTRLIMGYVKDGRTVVEEHLADPPNHRPMTALGGRNAVRSSHGAESGRTTTIDFEIDLDTGDKFSVPLAEGQRYYVTFAWSHEDDLYHHSAQRSAIELIL; encoded by the coding sequence ATGAAGTCAAACGGGAAGACGAAGAAAGCGACGGCCGCCGGCGTAACCTTCGAGTGGCAGATCCACGGTAACACTCTCCAAGGTCGGATGACCGCCCCCACGTTGGGCTGGGTCACCGTCGGCTTCAATCGTGCGCGCGACCTACGCGGTACGCGCCTGATCATGGGCTACGTCAAAGATGGTCGCACGGTGGTCGAAGAGCACCTCGCCGACCCGCCGAACCATCGTCCGATGACCGCCCTCGGCGGACGCAACGCCGTGCGCTCGAGCCACGGCGCGGAATCAGGCCGCACGACGACCATCGACTTCGAAATCGACCTCGACACCGGCGACAAATTCAGTGTGCCCCTCGCCGAGGGCCAACGCTATTACGTCACATTCGCGTGGAGCCACGAAGACGACCTGTACCACCACTCCGCGCAACGTTCGGCGATCGAACTCATTCTCTAA